The following proteins are encoded in a genomic region of Merismopedia glauca CCAP 1448/3:
- a CDS encoding acylase, giving the protein MRFKLLPWLFSFILALSIATSVPSAEPKNTEILWDTYGIPHIYGRDVSGAFRAFGWAQMQSHGNLILRLYGQSRGRAAEYWGEKYLESDKWVQTMGIPERAQEWYAAQPPDFRRNLVAFADGVNEYAQKHPEAIADEVKVALPIQPVDLLAHVQRVLQFTFIVDPETVTDLLKGEENASRLRRKSYGSNAWAIAPSRSQSGNPILLANPHLPWSDLFLWYEAQITAPGIDAYGATLVGVPVLAIAFNNNLGWAHTVNTHDGWDAYALTLADHGYRFDGEILPFSEEVKTLKVKQDNGKVRSEELRVKRSVHGAIFGEKDGLGIALRVVGLDRPGVLEQWWDMARATNLPEFEAILSRLQLPMFTVMYADKKGHIMHLFNGQVPVRKSGDFESWQEIVPGDTSATLWTKYHPYADLPRAIDPSSGWLQNTNDPPWTTTLPQVLNPDDYPAYMAPREVMHFRAQRSAKILSGDSKISLAEAIRYKYDTRMELSDRLLDDLIPLAEKQSNPRVRRAAKILKKWDRRANANSRGAVLFAFWREEMDFPEDFAIPGNDNAPLTTPYGLKDPQKAIYALNNAAMKVEKTYRRLDVPWGEVFRFRYGKVDLPANGGAGRLGIFPVIDFAPAPDNKFQSVGGDSYIAAIEFSNPVKAMVLTAYGNSSQPDSQHMGDGLELFARQQLHPAWRERSEVLAHLEQYQAFRMQRDRSTR; this is encoded by the coding sequence ATGCGTTTTAAATTATTACCTTGGTTATTTAGCTTTATTCTGGCTTTATCGATCGCAACCAGCGTACCGAGTGCAGAACCTAAAAATACCGAGATTCTTTGGGATACTTACGGCATACCCCATATTTACGGTCGAGATGTATCTGGAGCTTTTCGAGCTTTTGGCTGGGCGCAGATGCAAAGCCACGGAAACCTGATTTTGCGGCTCTACGGTCAATCTAGGGGCAGGGCTGCGGAATATTGGGGCGAAAAGTATTTAGAATCAGATAAATGGGTGCAAACGATGGGGATTCCAGAGCGCGCCCAAGAGTGGTATGCGGCTCAGCCACCAGATTTTCGGCGAAATCTTGTCGCTTTTGCGGATGGTGTTAACGAATATGCTCAAAAACATCCAGAAGCGATCGCAGATGAAGTTAAGGTAGCGCTACCAATCCAGCCAGTGGATTTACTCGCTCACGTCCAACGGGTTTTGCAATTTACTTTCATCGTCGATCCCGAAACCGTAACGGATTTGTTGAAAGGTGAAGAAAATGCAAGTAGATTGAGGCGAAAAAGCTACGGTTCTAATGCTTGGGCGATCGCTCCTTCTCGTTCTCAAAGTGGTAACCCTATCCTGTTAGCTAACCCTCACTTACCTTGGTCTGATTTATTCTTATGGTACGAAGCCCAAATTACAGCGCCAGGAATCGATGCTTATGGGGCAACTTTAGTGGGAGTTCCGGTTTTGGCGATCGCTTTCAATAATAACTTGGGTTGGGCGCATACCGTAAATACTCACGATGGCTGGGATGCTTACGCTTTGACTTTGGCAGATCATGGCTATCGGTTTGATGGGGAAATTTTACCTTTTAGTGAAGAAGTAAAGACTCTAAAAGTCAAGCAAGATAATGGCAAAGTGCGATCTGAAGAGTTGCGAGTCAAAAGATCCGTCCACGGGGCGATTTTTGGGGAAAAAGACGGTCTAGGGATCGCTCTAAGAGTTGTCGGTTTAGATCGACCTGGGGTGCTAGAACAGTGGTGGGATATGGCGCGGGCGACTAATTTACCTGAGTTTGAAGCGATATTGAGTCGCTTGCAATTGCCCATGTTTACTGTTATGTATGCAGATAAAAAAGGGCACATCATGCACCTGTTTAACGGTCAAGTACCCGTCAGAAAGAGTGGTGACTTTGAATCTTGGCAAGAAATCGTACCTGGAGATACTTCAGCTACTTTATGGACGAAATACCATCCCTATGCAGATTTACCCCGTGCGATCGATCCTTCTAGCGGTTGGTTGCAAAATACTAACGACCCTCCTTGGACGACTACTTTACCCCAAGTGTTAAATCCAGATGATTATCCGGCTTATATGGCTCCCAGAGAGGTCATGCATTTCCGTGCTCAACGTTCCGCCAAAATACTCTCAGGAGATTCCAAAATATCTTTAGCAGAAGCTATCCGCTACAAGTATGACACGCGGATGGAGTTGAGCGATCGCCTGTTAGATGACCTGATTCCTCTAGCCGAAAAGCAGAGTAATCCCAGAGTTCGTCGTGCAGCTAAAATCTTGAAAAAGTGGGATCGTCGGGCAAATGCTAACAGTCGCGGTGCCGTCTTGTTTGCTTTTTGGCGCGAAGAAATGGACTTTCCTGAAGATTTTGCCATTCCTGGCAACGATAATGCGCCTTTAACTACTCCCTATGGTTTAAAAGACCCTCAAAAAGCGATTTATGCCCTTAATAATGCAGCCATGAAAGTTGAGAAAACTTACCGCAGACTAGACGTACCTTGGGGAGAAGTTTTTCGCTTCCGTTACGGAAAAGTAGATTTGCCTGCAAATGGGGGTGCTGGTAGATTGGGCATTTTCCCCGTCATCGATTTTGCTCCCGCACCCGACAATAAGTTTCAATCTGTGGGGGGAGATTCTTACATTGCAGCGATTGAATTTTCCAATCCGGTGAAAGCAATGGTGTTGACTGCTTACGGTAACTCCAGTCAACCAGATTCCCAGCATATGGGGGATGGATTGGAGCTATTTGCTCGTCAGCAATTGCATCCTGCATGGCGAGAGCGATCGGAAGTTTTGGCTCATTTGGAGCAGTATCAGGCTTTCAGAATGCAGCGCGATCGCTCCACTAGATGA
- a CDS encoding MbtH family protein: protein MYAQDAEDTTIYKVVINHEEQYSIWAAYRENPLGWQDVGKSGTKTECLEYIKEVWTDMRPLSLRQAMEMSKE from the coding sequence GTGTACGCACAAGATGCAGAAGATACCACCATCTACAAAGTTGTTATCAACCACGAAGAACAATATTCTATTTGGGCTGCTTACCGAGAAAACCCATTAGGTTGGCAAGATGTCGGTAAAAGCGGCACTAAAACCGAGTGTCTGGAATATATCAAGGAAGTTTGGACTGATATGCGACCTCTAAGTTTGCGTCAAGCGATGGAAATGAGTAAGGAGTAG
- a CDS encoding FecCD family ABC transporter permease, producing MVKGELAIRYRYLSLRLDRRVPLTVGILLVVTLLAMAIHVGWGEYYIPPVEVIKTLVGSGQEPDYAFIIYTLRLPRTLVAYFAGIGLAISGTILQGLTRNPLADPGIIGINSGASLAAVSLFVLFPSVPLFWLPLCAFLGGLLVSLLIYLLAWDGGSSPIRLILMGIGLGAIAGSLTTLMMTFGNIYDVSQALFWLSGSVYGRSWEHLQILLPWIAVLAPTSWMMAQRLNILHLGDDLATGLGSQVELQRGWLLLISVALAAASVSATGTIGFIGLIAPHLGRQLVGATHEGLIITAAMLGGAIVVLADLLGQILFSPIELPCGVVTAIIGAPYFLYLLIKNR from the coding sequence ATGGTTAAAGGCGAATTAGCTATTCGTTACCGATACCTATCTCTGCGATTGGATCGTCGAGTTCCGCTAACGGTTGGGATTCTGCTAGTAGTGACTTTGCTAGCGATGGCGATTCATGTCGGATGGGGGGAATATTACATTCCTCCTGTAGAAGTAATAAAAACTTTAGTCGGGAGCGGTCAAGAGCCAGACTATGCTTTTATTATCTATACTTTACGCCTGCCCAGAACCTTAGTTGCTTATTTTGCAGGGATCGGACTCGCTATTTCTGGAACTATTCTGCAAGGCTTGACTCGGAATCCCCTAGCAGATCCTGGGATTATCGGGATTAATTCGGGGGCTAGTTTGGCGGCTGTCAGTTTATTTGTCTTATTTCCGTCAGTACCGTTATTCTGGCTGCCTCTATGTGCGTTTCTAGGTGGTTTGCTCGTTTCTTTGTTAATCTACCTGCTGGCTTGGGATGGAGGGAGTTCGCCCATTAGATTGATTTTAATGGGAATTGGTTTGGGAGCGATCGCCGGATCTCTGACTACCTTAATGATGACTTTTGGCAACATCTATGATGTCAGTCAAGCTCTATTTTGGCTCTCTGGTAGTGTCTACGGTCGCAGTTGGGAACATTTACAGATTTTGTTGCCCTGGATTGCAGTTTTAGCCCCGACAAGCTGGATGATGGCACAGCGATTGAATATCTTGCATTTAGGAGACGATTTAGCCACGGGTTTGGGTTCTCAAGTAGAATTGCAAAGAGGCTGGCTATTATTAATTAGCGTCGCCTTAGCCGCAGCTTCGGTATCTGCTACGGGGACAATCGGCTTTATTGGCTTAATTGCACCTCATTTGGGTCGTCAGTTAGTGGGGGCGACTCATGAAGGTTTAATAATTACCGCCGCAATGTTGGGTGGAGCGATTGTTGTTCTGGCTGACTTATTAGGACAAATTCTCTTTAGTCCGATAGAACTGCCTTGCGGAGTAGTCACCGCAATTATTGGCGCGCCATATTTTTTATATCTGTTAATTAAGAATCGATGA
- a CDS encoding thioesterase II family protein, with translation MPNPLAEYRLFCFPYAGGSAGVFRAWQRYLPQNIELCPIELPGRGTRFSEAPLTSIEELVKAIAYGILPLLDRPFAFFGHSMGAWVSFELTRWLRQEYNLQPIHLFLSARRAPQIPALVPPIHVLPDAEFIEQIRLYNGMNPALLEDAEFMELILPVLRADFTVLETYTYRQQKPLECPITAFGGWQDGDTSGESLQAWQIHSNRSFLLQMFPGDHFFLDSARPSLISAITEQINRQ, from the coding sequence ATGCCCAATCCCCTAGCTGAGTATCGTTTATTTTGCTTTCCTTACGCTGGGGGAAGCGCGGGTGTCTTTCGGGCTTGGCAGCGCTACTTACCTCAAAATATCGAATTATGTCCCATAGAATTGCCTGGAAGGGGGACTAGATTCAGCGAAGCGCCGCTAACTTCTATCGAAGAGTTGGTAAAAGCGATCGCCTACGGTATTTTACCCCTTTTAGATCGCCCGTTTGCCTTTTTCGGTCACAGCATGGGGGCGTGGGTGAGTTTTGAACTAACTCGCTGGCTGCGTCAAGAATACAACTTACAGCCCATCCACCTATTTTTATCAGCCCGTCGCGCTCCGCAGATACCCGCACTCGTCCCCCCCATTCACGTCCTGCCAGATGCAGAATTCATCGAGCAAATCCGGCTTTATAACGGTATGAACCCCGCTTTACTGGAAGATGCCGAATTTATGGAACTAATTTTACCCGTATTGCGAGCCGATTTCACCGTCCTAGAAACTTATACATATCGCCAGCAAAAGCCTTTAGAATGCCCGATTACCGCCTTCGGCGGCTGGCAAGATGGCGATACCTCTGGCGAATCTCTTCAAGCTTGGCAAATCCATAGCAATCGTTCCTTCTTGCTGCAAATGTTCCCAGGCGACCATTTCTTTCTAGATTCGGCTCGCCCCTCTTTAATTTCGGCTATAACCGAGCAAATAAATAGACAATGA
- a CDS encoding ExbD/TolR family protein, whose protein sequence is MRLPEEPDIPSNINIIPMIDVVFSILTFFIFSSLFLSRSQGLDVNLPKAGTAQAQKNEQINVTIKSDGTLALNRQPIPIEQLQPAIQGLVKPNSESLVVINADEKVNHGQVVTVMDKVRQIPQVKLAIAAQKQ, encoded by the coding sequence ATGCGACTGCCTGAAGAACCGGATATTCCTTCTAACATCAACATTATTCCGATGATTGATGTGGTTTTCTCAATTTTAACCTTTTTCATCTTCTCCAGTTTGTTTTTATCCCGTTCTCAAGGGCTAGATGTCAATTTACCGAAAGCAGGCACAGCACAAGCACAGAAAAACGAGCAAATTAACGTGACGATTAAATCTGATGGCACTTTAGCCCTGAATCGCCAGCCGATCCCAATAGAGCAATTACAACCTGCTATTCAAGGTTTAGTGAAACCAAATAGCGAATCTTTAGTTGTAATTAATGCCGATGAAAAAGTGAATCACGGTCAAGTAGTAACTGTGATGGACAAAGTTCGCCAAATACCACAAGTCAAACTAGCGATCGCCGCTCAAAAGCAATAG
- a CDS encoding ABC transporter ATP-binding protein — MNQLSAQNLTLGYDRSAIIRNLELDIPPGKITALVGANGCGKSTLLRGLARLLKPKTGAVYLNGESLAKLPTKTVAKELGILPQSPSSPEGLTVRDLVAQGRFPHQSWLHQWSKEDERLVELALNITRMSELQNRALDSLSGGQRQRAWIAMALAQDTNILLLDEPTTFLDLAHQIEILDLLYDLNQSQGRTIVMVLHDLNQACRYADYLVAMFQGYIFAQGFPVEVMTQETIREVFGLECRVLTDPVSDTPMCVPIGRKAMVRSKE, encoded by the coding sequence ATGAATCAATTATCTGCCCAAAACCTGACTTTGGGATACGATCGCTCTGCAATTATCCGCAATTTAGAGTTAGACATTCCCCCAGGCAAAATTACAGCTTTGGTGGGGGCTAATGGTTGCGGCAAATCTACCTTGTTGCGGGGTTTAGCAAGGCTGTTGAAGCCTAAAACTGGCGCTGTTTATCTCAATGGCGAGTCTTTAGCCAAATTGCCGACTAAAACCGTAGCTAAAGAACTGGGAATATTGCCCCAATCTCCCAGCAGTCCCGAAGGTTTGACGGTGAGAGATTTAGTTGCTCAAGGTCGCTTTCCCCATCAAAGTTGGTTGCACCAGTGGTCTAAGGAAGATGAAAGGCTGGTGGAATTAGCTTTGAATATTACCAGAATGAGCGAGTTGCAAAACAGAGCTTTAGATAGCTTATCTGGCGGTCAAAGGCAAAGGGCTTGGATTGCGATGGCTTTGGCTCAAGATACGAATATTTTACTGTTAGATGAACCGACTACCTTTTTAGATTTAGCTCATCAGATCGAAATTTTAGATTTACTCTACGACTTAAATCAAAGCCAGGGAAGAACTATCGTCATGGTATTGCACGATTTGAATCAAGCCTGTAGATATGCCGATTATTTGGTGGCTATGTTTCAAGGTTATATCTTCGCTCAAGGTTTTCCGGTAGAGGTAATGACACAAGAGACTATTAGAGAAGTATTTGGGTTAGAATGCCGAGTTTTGACCGATCCTGTGTCAGATACGCCCATGTGCGTCCCAATTGGACGGAAGGCGATGGTGAGGAGTAAAGAGTAA
- a CDS encoding FecCD family ABC transporter permease, with the protein MEAEEIRTQERSRGRSLISPQTTLAIGLIIGLFALGVCFCWSLAQGAKHIPLETVYEAMTSSDGSTEQIIVRTVRLPRSLMAIAVGAALAVAGAIMQGLTNNPLADPGILGLESGAALAVVLAAFIYGNPSFTAYAGFAFVGAGITAIAVYGVSSLGKGGVTPLNLTVAGAACSALLSSMTTAILLLSQRTLEDIRFWLAGSLSGRDIALFNQVLPYIVVGLVIALVLGKQITILNLGEDIAQGLGQPIWWVKITAAVSVVLLAGSAVAIAGPVGFVGLVVPHVVRMAIGFDYAWILPYSAIIGAILLLSTDIVSRILIPPQELPVGIVSALIGAPFFVYLTRKQVKHG; encoded by the coding sequence ATGGAGGCAGAAGAGATTAGAACTCAGGAAAGAAGTAGAGGGCGATCGCTCATTTCACCTCAAACTACTCTAGCAATCGGTCTAATTATCGGATTATTCGCGTTAGGTGTTTGTTTCTGCTGGAGTTTAGCCCAAGGAGCTAAACATATCCCCCTAGAGACAGTTTATGAAGCCATGACTAGCTCTGACGGTTCTACAGAGCAAATCATCGTGCGTACCGTGAGGTTACCGCGATCGCTCATGGCAATTGCTGTAGGAGCCGCTTTGGCTGTAGCTGGGGCAATAATGCAGGGATTGACGAATAATCCGCTCGCAGATCCAGGTATTCTCGGCTTGGAGTCTGGGGCAGCGCTGGCAGTAGTTTTAGCTGCCTTTATCTACGGAAACCCCTCTTTTACGGCTTATGCTGGATTTGCCTTTGTAGGTGCGGGAATAACGGCGATCGCGGTTTATGGTGTGAGTTCTTTAGGAAAAGGCGGAGTTACGCCCCTTAACTTAACTGTAGCTGGTGCTGCTTGTAGCGCTCTCTTATCTTCTATGACTACAGCCATTTTGCTCCTGAGTCAGCGCACCTTAGAAGATATTCGGTTTTGGCTGGCTGGGTCGTTATCCGGTCGAGATATCGCTTTATTCAACCAAGTTTTGCCTTATATAGTGGTGGGTTTGGTTATTGCTCTAGTTTTAGGCAAGCAGATAACTATTTTAAACTTAGGCGAAGACATAGCTCAAGGTTTGGGTCAGCCGATTTGGTGGGTGAAGATAACCGCCGCAGTGAGTGTAGTTTTGCTAGCAGGTAGTGCTGTTGCGATCGCGGGACCTGTCGGGTTTGTGGGTTTGGTCGTGCCTCATGTAGTGCGAATGGCGATCGGTTTTGATTATGCCTGGATACTGCCTTATAGTGCAATTATTGGCGCAATTTTGTTATTGAGTACCGATATTGTCAGTCGGATCTTAATTCCACCGCAAGAACTGCCAGTCGGAATTGTTTCTGCTCTAATTGGCGCTCCTTTCTTCGTTTATTTAACCAGAAAGCAGGTCAAACATGGTTAA
- a CDS encoding MotA/TolQ/ExbB proton channel family protein, with product MITENMAAFFKAAGIVAFPLLAFSVVSLALIGERLYFWFRVNQRQPKVMKDTLKIYRREPATAIRKLKQNVDLPMCRICLEALEWENPNPDEFRLAMESAAQAEIPVLKRFNIVFDTIIAASPLLGLLGTVLGLMTSFASINLGEIGGSKSIQVSAGISEALASTAMGLVVALVTLLFANAFRAFYIRQLAAIQEYSGQFELIYRQHQQLEDTKQKFYATA from the coding sequence ATGATAACCGAAAACATGGCGGCTTTTTTTAAAGCTGCTGGTATTGTGGCGTTTCCTTTGCTTGCGTTTTCTGTAGTCTCTCTGGCTCTGATTGGCGAGCGCTTGTACTTCTGGTTTCGAGTGAATCAACGCCAACCAAAAGTAATGAAAGATACTCTCAAGATTTATCGAAGAGAACCAGCCACAGCAATTAGGAAGTTAAAGCAAAATGTAGATTTGCCCATGTGTCGGATCTGCTTGGAAGCTTTGGAGTGGGAAAACCCTAACCCCGATGAGTTTCGCTTAGCGATGGAAAGTGCCGCTCAAGCTGAAATTCCAGTTTTGAAGCGATTCAACATCGTTTTTGACACCATTATTGCCGCTTCCCCGCTTTTGGGTTTATTAGGAACGGTTTTAGGATTAATGACTTCTTTCGCTTCGATTAATCTGGGTGAAATTGGCGGTAGCAAATCGATTCAAGTTTCTGCGGGGATTAGCGAAGCCTTAGCTAGCACGGCAATGGGTTTAGTCGTAGCTTTAGTAACTCTGCTGTTTGCTAACGCTTTTCGGGCTTTTTATATTCGTCAATTAGCTGCCATTCAAGAGTATAGCGGTCAATTCGAGCTAATTTATCGCCAGCACCAACAACTAGAAGATACCAAACAGAAATTCTATGCGACTGCCTGA
- a CDS encoding MFS transporter: MTHLLEKQTKSDALRFVILMGVVSLCADATYEGARSISGAYLGSLGASGAIVGLLAGAGELIGYGLRLSIGYLSDRTKQYWRITKIGYCLNTGVVPFLALAGTWQIAAALMISERTGKAIRTPPRDVLLSHAALRVGGGFGFGLHEALDQIGAVGGPLAVAAMIYWQQGYRGGFAILAVPAVVGLLVLLWSQRIYPNPRDFESKYVEIKGEGLPRRYWVYLAAVALIAAGYADFPLIAFHFQKTNIAGVGTIPLYYALAMGVDAIAALIFGRMFDRRGIFVLMLAAIFSSLFAPLVFLGNSSLALLGMGLWGIGMGAQESILKAAIAGMVPPDKRGSAFGIFQAIYGLAWFVGSALMGILYDTSLNGLIIFSVLAQLAAIPVLIAVTRQNR; this comes from the coding sequence ATGACTCACTTATTAGAAAAACAAACCAAATCGGATGCTCTCAGATTCGTCATTTTAATGGGGGTTGTTAGCCTGTGTGCCGATGCAACTTACGAGGGGGCGCGCAGCATCTCTGGGGCTTATTTGGGATCTTTAGGGGCTAGCGGTGCCATAGTCGGGCTGCTAGCGGGTGCTGGGGAGTTAATCGGCTACGGATTGCGGCTATCTATCGGTTACTTAAGCGATCGCACCAAACAATACTGGAGAATTACTAAAATCGGTTATTGTCTGAATACGGGTGTCGTACCATTTCTAGCTTTAGCGGGAACTTGGCAAATCGCCGCCGCATTGATGATTTCCGAACGCACTGGCAAAGCAATTCGCACTCCACCGCGAGATGTCTTGCTCTCCCATGCAGCATTGCGAGTTGGAGGAGGTTTCGGCTTTGGCTTGCACGAAGCTTTAGATCAAATTGGTGCTGTCGGGGGCCCTTTGGCTGTAGCAGCTATGATTTATTGGCAGCAGGGGTATCGAGGTGGTTTTGCCATCCTTGCCGTTCCCGCAGTAGTAGGACTCTTAGTATTGCTTTGGTCGCAGCGAATTTATCCTAATCCTCGCGATTTTGAATCCAAATATGTGGAAATTAAAGGAGAAGGTTTACCCCGCAGATATTGGGTTTATTTAGCTGCTGTTGCCTTAATCGCGGCTGGTTATGCCGATTTTCCCTTGATTGCCTTTCACTTTCAGAAAACTAATATTGCTGGTGTGGGTACGATTCCTTTATATTACGCCCTAGCAATGGGAGTAGATGCGATCGCGGCTCTCATTTTCGGGCGAATGTTCGATCGTCGAGGCATTTTCGTCTTGATGCTAGCAGCTATTTTCTCATCTTTGTTTGCACCGCTAGTTTTCTTAGGCAATTCCAGCTTGGCGCTATTGGGAATGGGATTGTGGGGAATTGGGATGGGCGCTCAAGAATCTATTTTAAAAGCTGCGATCGCGGGTATGGTGCCACCAGATAAGCGAGGCTCTGCTTTTGGCATCTTTCAGGCGATTTACGGCTTAGCTTGGTTCGTTGGCAGCGCTTTGATGGGAATTTTGTACGATACTTCCCTCAATGGCTTAATCATCTTTTCAGTCTTAGCGCAATTAGCTGCTATTCCAGTTCTGATAGCCGTTACTCGGCAAAATCGTTAA
- a CDS encoding Rpn family recombination-promoting nuclease/putative transposase, producing MIDNISKFLIERYSTDFATWLLGQPISLTTLNPTELNVEPIRADSVMFLQSNEIILHTEFQTVPDETMSFRMADYYLRLCRKFPNRQIQQVVIYLKPSSSDLVRQTRYQTRAMTHEFRVIRLWEEPLEVFLRTPGLLPYAVLSQAENKEEVLARVVSQLEQIADTREQSNLVAATSILAGLQLTPETIRRLMRSPAMRESTMYQYILDEGRAEGQLEGEARGLAQGLAKERELVLKQLTRKVGNLAPETRSRLDSLPIDRLEALGEALLDFETGADLDNWLN from the coding sequence ATGATTGATAATATCTCGAAATTTCTGATCGAACGCTATTCAACCGATTTTGCCACCTGGTTACTCGGTCAGCCAATCTCCTTAACCACTCTTAATCCTACCGAACTGAACGTCGAGCCAATTCGCGCCGATTCGGTCATGTTCCTGCAATCTAATGAGATTATTCTGCATACCGAATTCCAAACAGTTCCCGATGAAACCATGTCCTTTAGAATGGCAGATTATTACTTGAGATTGTGCAGAAAGTTTCCCAATCGCCAAATTCAACAGGTGGTTATTTATCTCAAACCCAGTAGTTCAGATTTAGTCAGACAAACGAGATATCAAACCCGTGCGATGACTCACGAATTTCGAGTTATCCGGTTGTGGGAAGAGCCTTTGGAAGTATTTTTGAGAACTCCAGGTTTATTGCCTTATGCAGTCTTAAGTCAAGCCGAAAATAAGGAAGAGGTTTTGGCACGAGTTGTCTCTCAGTTAGAGCAAATAGCCGATACTAGGGAACAGAGCAATCTAGTGGCAGCAACCAGTATTTTAGCTGGGTTACAATTGACACCAGAGACAATTAGACGATTAATGCGGAGTCCGGCGATGCGCGAATCGACAATGTATCAGTATATTTTAGACGAGGGGCGGGCTGAGGGTCAGCTTGAGGGAGAGGCTAGAGGTTTAGCTCAGGGTTTAGCTAAAGAAAGGGAATTAGTTCTCAAACAGTTGACGCGTAAGGTAGGGAATTTAGCCCCAGAAACGCGATCGCGCCTTGACTCTCTCCCCATAGACCGATTGGAAGCTCTAGGAGAAGCTTTGCTAGACTTTGAAACTGGAGCAGATCTGGATAATTGGCTTAATTAA